TGTAATATGCAATAGCAATACTCAATCAAAGCAACACCATACAACCTATCTATTAAAAATGATTAAGTTAATAGTAACTGACGGTAATTTGAAAGTATAATAAATATAATTTACTATATTAGTATTTTGTTTAAATATAAGAAAAATAGCAATATCATTTTAATAAATAATCATTTGTATTAATTAAAATAGCCATGGAATCGTCAAACAATAACAATTCATAAATATTTTTATATAGTTACTTCATTGGGCAATAAAAATAACCGGCGATCTTAGAAAAAGCACATTTCGTATTGACATGCCCTTGCATGCCGAGAGATGCCTAGCGCACCTAAAAAATGCACCAATTCTTAAGGGGTAACGAATATGAAGCAGGCAACGATTCTATGCCTCTTCACGCTTTTTATCAGTGCGTGTGAAGATGGTCCTAAGGCAAATTTTAAACCAAACCATGGCGATGTAACTGCGCAAAATGGTTATACCCCCCAATCTTCGTTTAATCCCGACGAAAGCAAAACCTTTGAGACCACTGCCACTGCTGATGACTCAGGGCGGTTTTGCAACACGCAACTAACTGACCAAGTTGTGCAGCAAATGATGCAATTGCCGATAATTCCTGATGTTGGTCTTGGTGATGCATCGCAGGTAGGCGTACCCCTATGGGCAGCGGATGGCACCCCAATGAATGCTGACGACCTTATCGGTAGCCCAGATGATGGTAAATTCTGCTATCCTACGGGGGTATATGCTAACGCGTATGCTTACGGTCCGTTGTACGAGATTATTGTTTATTTTGACCCAGCTACCAAACTGATTAGCGATATTGATTTGGGGTCTGGTTACATTGGTAACTTGCAAGGCCAATATATTGCTAATGATGATTCTTTGGTGACGGTGGTAATCCATCCGCGTGATCAAATTCTTATTGGTAGTCAAGCCCTTGATACATATGCAAGCAGTGCTAATCAAGCAGCTAGCCCCAATTCTTGGTTAAATCATACACGGATAAATCAAATATATCGTATGTTGCGCCATACCTTTTTTAGTGCGGTCAAGTTTGCCGATAACGATGACTGCATTACAGCGAATATATGTGAAGTGATTTATGCCGGTGTTGATGAGGCAACTCCACAAGATACCGCAATAGTATTTAAAGACTCAGGGGTGATAATCGATTTTAATCCCGATGGCTCGGTATACGATATCGACATCTCTGCAGTAAAAGTTGCCCCCTTTGAAGTAAGCACGCAGATTAGCATGGTATATAATGGCGCAGTAGATCCGTTAATTGTCAGCACTTCGGTGGCTACTTGTTCATTGTATTTAGGTTTAGGTGTAAATGCCATGACCTTTGCGGATTTTAAAAGCAATTGCCTAGAGGCTGACGATACCCGTACTTTATCACGAGTATCGTATAGTACAGGTAGCCAACGCGATGCGATTACGGCTGATTTCAACGGTATAAGTCTGGGCTTTCAACGTAATTTAGCCGCCGGGCAAGTTATTTTAGACGGCGAGCGACCTGCTGATAGCGATAGTTTAAAATCTATTACCTATACTCGTAGTCTTGGTGCACCGGTGATAGAGTTTATACCATCTGAAATTGGCATAAAATTTGATGAAAAACTAAGAGTTCGTATCAATACTTTAGTAGACCCAACACATCTGTTTTTTAATTATGCCCTAGACCTTGTTAGTGCTGATTTAAGTGACTCACCACAACCTATTGGTGCGCTTAGTTCTAATGGTAGCAGTTGGATTGCATATGTACTGCAGCTTTTACAATATCAATACAGTTTACTCCCGGCTAATCAACAACCTGCAGTAGCTAAAGTATTAGACCCAATTTTTGTTATTGAGCCTTTTGTTGATGCGGTAATGGCTCAGCTTACTGATGAGCTTAGCGATGACCCAGATTATGCGGTTAAACTATTTGAAACTACTGATAATAAACGTTGGGTAATTGGCCGCGCTTATATGCAGCAAGACGGGGTGCCTTATCGCTTGGCAGTACAATACAGCCTAAATTATGGTGCGGTAACTGCGGTAACTATTCAAATCGGTGGTAATACTCTGGATAGTATTTATGCGGCGCATACTACTGTTTATAACTCTTTAGCACCGTATTATTATTTACCAACTGAACTTTATTTTAGCGCGGGGATGCTTGCTAATTTATGGTTTTTTCCGTTATCACTTGGGCAAACTGGTATTACGGTAAATGCATCAAATCGACAGTTGGGTACGCTTGATATTTCTATTGCCAATGTAAAGGGTTGGAGTGGAACTGTAGATGATAATGGGGACCCCATATTAGTCACCGAACCTCTTTTATTCACGGTTCCCGGTACTTCTATTGAAGATATGGGCGGTTATTATAAGCAAGTAGGTGGTGAGCAATTTGAGTTTGTACCGTCATACGATGTACAGCTTTACGGCAAAGACTCGCTTATGTCATTTCACGTAATAGAAACGGTTGATAGTGAAGGCGCCGCAACTCAAGTGATCGATCAGGTAGCACAAAATTATTTTAAGGCGCCGCAAATGCTCTGTGCTGGTCCGGCTTCAGGTGGTTACGAGTTAATGATCAATGTCGGCGATGATGTACGCGAGAAAATTATTACATGGATTGCCGGCGATGACTACATTCGCGATTGCGACTTGGTGTTTAATTATTCGGCTAATGGCAATGTCCTCACTTCGGTCACTTCGCTTAACCACAAAGTATCGTTTGGATTATCAGGTGGCCGAGCGGTGTCGGTTTCATATTGGCGCTAGCGTTAAAGGTAAGAGGTAAACAAAATGACAACGAATTTATTTACTATAAAAAGAATTACTGGGTTTGCGAGTCTGCTTTTATTAACCGCTTGTGTAAAGCACCGTGACATTCGCAATGGTTTGCTTGATGAAGCTATTTATTTAGATAAAGCACCGCTTACTGCAGTAAATCCCAAAATTGCCGGGTCGCTAGATGATGGCTGGTTATTTAAAACTACTATAGTTAAGGCCGCCTCACCTAATGGTGGCGCTGATTACGCGTTTCCGGGTTTTCAAAGCGATACTAAATATATTAAATTTCGTTTTAGCAAAGAAGCGCTGCAGATTGTTGATGGCAGCTCATTGCAAAACGATGACCCGGAAGATAACAATGATAATCTCGCAACTACCACCGAACGCGTGCTTATAGAATTTGCCGGCAGCCATGTTGATGTCAAGCTGCGTGAAAATCTTGATGGTGAGCGCACTAACTATTTAGAAGAAAACACCGAAGAACCCTGGCAAAAACGGCAAAAGTTTAAAGTCAATTTAGCAGAAACCTCGCTTGACCCAATTACTACTATGGCCTGGTACTATGGCGACTTTATGCATGATTGTGTGACGCCAGTAAGCGCTACGGTGGTACCCAACAGCTTTGCATGGGACGATCAAGAGCAATACCTAAGCTGGGTGATTGAGGCAAATTACATTCTTACAGTTGATGGCGGCTGCTATGATATGACCAACTTAATCACTGGGGCAGGCACTGCAACAGTTCAATATCGCATGTCGTTTTATCGCCCAGGGGCAAGTGATTTTGTCAGTGAAACAATTGCTGAGAAAGACCCGGTAAATAAAAAATATGGCGTCTTTCAAGTAATGCAAGTATATCGCGATAGCAACAGTGGTTTATTGGGTGCAAAAAATTTATTGCAACGCTATAACCCCAACCGCACAACACCTCTAGTCTATTATTTTGCTCAAGGTTTCCCCGAAAAATACAAAGCATTATTTAGCGAAATTAAAGATACGACTAACGCGGTGCTAACTGCTGCTGGTGCTAAACTGCAAATAGATTTTCAAGACTATAATGCTGGTGGTATCGAGCGACAGTTTGGCGATATTCGCTATAGTTTCGTTGTCTGGAACCAAGATATCGATATTACCCGCGGTCTGTTAGGTTATGGTCCCTCAACTGTCGACCCACGCACAGGTGAAGTGATTAGTGCTGATGTTAATCTTTATAATGTCGGCATGGATTATTACCGCTTTATGATTCAAGACTATCTTGAACGGGTTGGGGCCTTGCAAACTGATGCTAATACACCATGGGAGCAACAAGCATGTAATGAAGGTGATACCACAGCGCCTAGTGATTCATCAAAGCGTTTTGCCTCGGGTTTATTTAACGAGATTAGGCGTACCTTGCAGCTAGATAGTGCTCACAATACTGGTAATACGACTGACTTTGTTCCTGAAATTGCGCAAGATAAAACAACATATCTTACCTACTACAATCAGCTAGCAAATGAGTTGCGTTTTGCTGATCCGCTTTACAACCCTTATGTATACAATACCGCCAATTCGTATCTTGATGAGTTAAAATCGCAACAAGAGGTCGAGCATGAATTTCAAAGTGAAATGAATCGCATTTTGCTTAATCAAGATCCATTTAATGCAATATCACCTACAACACTTGTGGGCATCAATAAACATCAAGAGTTTTTCGCTAAGTTACGCGATTATAAAAAAAATCACGAGCAATTTAGGCAAAACTTGCAAAGGTTACATAAAACCGACTGCGTTTATACTTTTGACGCCAATGATGCCATTACTACAATTTCACAAAGCGCCCGTAAATGTGTAAACGGGTTTTATGAATCAAATGAACAGTATTCCGAGCGTATTATTGAAAACATTGTATTTCATGTGGCCCTACATGAATTTGGTCATACCCTGGGGTTACGTCATAATTTTTATGGTAGCGTTGATGCTTTACATCAGCTCGAAGGCCAAGTGTCATCTTCAGTAATGGATTATATTCGTGCGACTGAAGAAGCAGCAACCCCACGCGATTGGGGTGAGTATGACAAGGCGGCATTAAGTTGGATATACGGTACCACTGACGTTCGTAGTACTCAGATGCAAAAAGATTTTCTTTATTGCACTGACGAACATGCGGATTTTTCACCTTTGTGTACACGCCACGACCTCGGGGTAACACCAGCACAGATAGTACTCAATGCTATCGAGCGTTATGATATGCTTTATGAATTGCGTAACCGTCGCGCCTATCGCACTTTTTGGGATACCACAACTTACTCATCATATATTTATGACGCTATTTTTCCGCTGCAACGCATGTGGTACCTCGCCATTTTTACTTGGGGTGGTGGTGGTATTCAAGAGACTTTAAAAATGCTTGATCAACTTCAGGGTACAGTTAAGAGTGATAGTGAGTATAATACTATTGCAGCGGATTTCTATAATGATATAGCCGCAACCAATGCTTTAACTATGGCATTTTATAATGCGGTGCTTAATCAACCATCATCGTCGCGCAATTATAGTACTGAGTACGATTCATATTATGGTGATGTCACGCGCCTTGGCATTATCATAGATAAACTCTTTGCGACATTGGCGTTTATGGATCTGCAAGAAGTGTGGAACTACGACCCCAATATCTACACCTATGTAGCTATGTTTGATGCGCCCTTTGGGACGCTAAGTGCGGCAGTGGCATTAGAAGTTCTTGATGGTATGCTTGGTGCAAATTATGACACTTTCCCATGGTTTAAATATTTGGCGCTTGAATATTTTGCTTATGTAACTAATACCAATTTAGTGGATGATATATCGTTTAAAGACCGCATTGCTATTCGCCGCTTTAACAATCAGGCAGATTTAGAAGCAGAATTTGGTATTTACGCCATACCCGATGCTTTACGTTTAGATAACACTTCGCAAATATTTATCTATAACGGTGAGCAATATGTTTATACGTTCATTGCTGAGCGCGGTTGGCACCTAGTAGCTAATAAGTCACGCAATCCTGTAAGTTATCAATACATGCGAGATTTTAATGAGTCTTTACGCGCTGGCGCGAGTAAGTCTTTAGATAATTATGGATTAAAAATTCTACTTACCTATTATGAATACTACAACAACTTTTCTGGGCAATAAGCATGTTACGCTTATATTTAATAGCATTTATTCTGGGGCTAGTAGCTGCAGCGCAAAGTGCTGCGGCGCAAAGTACTGAAGCAGAAGATCCTAATGAAGTTGTCGGGCAAGATTGGGCAACCAATACAGAAGATACAGCAACTGAAGATGAAGATACTGAAGATACTGCTACAGAAGATGAAGATGCAGAAAACGAAGATGTCAAAGAAGATAGCAGCGAACCGGCAACTAATAACCAAGCAGATGTTGACATCTCATTTCCAGAAGAATTTGAACCCGCTGCGCAACCCTCTGTAAATGACGTCCCGGCAGATTCGCAACAAAATGAAACGGGCCATCCTGAAATAGAAGAACCAGACTTTGGTAATATTCTCGCACCAATAGAAAGACAGAAAGATAAAGATGATCAACAGGTAACAGATCTGCCTTTGCACAAGCGTGATGAAGAAATTAAATCAATTAAATCAACTGACAAATCAGCAATTGAGCAATCTGAAAACAAGGCTGCTGAAAACAAGGCTGCAAAAACTACGACAGCTACTACGCTTGATTTACCACTTAAAATACCTTGGACGCTTACCGGAATTATTACCTATTCAGGTAGAATTATTAATGATGCTTCACAAAGTGGCGCCTATCATCGCATGTTACGCTATAACCTGAGTGGTAATTTTGAAGTCATCCCTAAAGCTTCAGTATTTATTTTCACTGGTCTTGAACAATTTTTTATTGATGACCCTAACGAGTCGGGATTGATATTAGAAGATACAATTTTAGGGGCGCTATACCAACATGATTTGCCAATTAACGGCACCTCGATCGTGTGGCTAGATGGCAAACAACTAAAGTTAAAGCAGCAGTTTCGTCTTTATCTGCCCACATCTCCTGGTGGCGCGGTTTATGGCCATAGCTACCATGATGGATTTATATTAGGTCCACAGTTACGTACTGAAGGCATGCTTGAAGTTATGGCCAAATTAAATGTTGGCTATGAAATGCGTGGTCGCTACCTATTTTATAAGTATGCCGAACAGAATGGTCAAAAGGGTGGCATGAACCCCCAATGGGAGTTCTACGCCAGACTTTTTGTACTTTATGATCTGTATGATTTTGGAGTATACGGCACAATGCAACTCGGCGCTGATGTAAGTAGTGGTTGGGTTAGATGTTATGCATCACGCGAAAACTATAAATCACCCGTAAGTGCACAAGCACTGTGGGTGCAAGATTATGACTGGACTGTTTCGGTAACCTATAGTCCTATAGCCCAATTCAATGTTGCTATGGTTATTGAACAATATGGTTTAGTGCGAGATGACGGCACGATTAATACTCCATTGGTTAAACGCGAAGAAACTGAATTGAAGTTGATGTTAACGGCGATATATTGAAAACATAAGATCCCTCCTCACTTAAGTTCGTTCGGGATGACACGATCGTAGCCTCCTCACTTAAGTTCGTTCGGGATGAGTGTGAGCCGCAGGCATAGCAGGCTCAGTCATAAGTTAAATGGTGAGATGAAAGGAGCATTAATGAATGATGTGACTTAAATCA
This genomic interval from Deltaproteobacteria bacterium contains the following:
- a CDS encoding zinc-dependent metalloprotease, yielding MTTNLFTIKRITGFASLLLLTACVKHRDIRNGLLDEAIYLDKAPLTAVNPKIAGSLDDGWLFKTTIVKAASPNGGADYAFPGFQSDTKYIKFRFSKEALQIVDGSSLQNDDPEDNNDNLATTTERVLIEFAGSHVDVKLRENLDGERTNYLEENTEEPWQKRQKFKVNLAETSLDPITTMAWYYGDFMHDCVTPVSATVVPNSFAWDDQEQYLSWVIEANYILTVDGGCYDMTNLITGAGTATVQYRMSFYRPGASDFVSETIAEKDPVNKKYGVFQVMQVYRDSNSGLLGAKNLLQRYNPNRTTPLVYYFAQGFPEKYKALFSEIKDTTNAVLTAAGAKLQIDFQDYNAGGIERQFGDIRYSFVVWNQDIDITRGLLGYGPSTVDPRTGEVISADVNLYNVGMDYYRFMIQDYLERVGALQTDANTPWEQQACNEGDTTAPSDSSKRFASGLFNEIRRTLQLDSAHNTGNTTDFVPEIAQDKTTYLTYYNQLANELRFADPLYNPYVYNTANSYLDELKSQQEVEHEFQSEMNRILLNQDPFNAISPTTLVGINKHQEFFAKLRDYKKNHEQFRQNLQRLHKTDCVYTFDANDAITTISQSARKCVNGFYESNEQYSERIIENIVFHVALHEFGHTLGLRHNFYGSVDALHQLEGQVSSSVMDYIRATEEAATPRDWGEYDKAALSWIYGTTDVRSTQMQKDFLYCTDEHADFSPLCTRHDLGVTPAQIVLNAIERYDMLYELRNRRAYRTFWDTTTYSSYIYDAIFPLQRMWYLAIFTWGGGGIQETLKMLDQLQGTVKSDSEYNTIAADFYNDIAATNALTMAFYNAVLNQPSSSRNYSTEYDSYYGDVTRLGIIIDKLFATLAFMDLQEVWNYDPNIYTYVAMFDAPFGTLSAAVALEVLDGMLGANYDTFPWFKYLALEYFAYVTNTNLVDDISFKDRIAIRRFNNQADLEAEFGIYAIPDALRLDNTSQIFIYNGEQYVYTFIAERGWHLVANKSRNPVSYQYMRDFNESLRAGASKSLDNYGLKILLTYYEYYNNFSGQ